A stretch of DNA from Leptospira wolffii serovar Khorat str. Khorat-H2:
ATTTTGAAACGTTAGTCGATTCTGAACTTCCCGAGGAGGCAAGCTTCGTCGAGGAGATACGTTCCACGGAAGAGGACGAATTCAAGAACGAATACTTAACTCTGATCAGGGAAAAGCAGAAAGAAATGCAGGCGCCCAGAACGGACTCTTTGGAGAATCGTCGCCAGGACTTGGCGGCAAAGGCGGGCGAGGGCGTAGGAAGATCCTACAAACAGAATATTAACGAATCGCAAAAGAAGGAAAAGCCTTTCATAGATCCGGAGAATAGAACTTCCGCAAAACGAAGCCTCAATACAGATGAGGAAATTACCGAGCCGAATTCGGGAACTTTAGGGATCTTAAAAATATTCGGAAAGAAAATCAAGGAGACCATGGGCTGGATGGATCCCCAGGAAGTTTTGGGACAACCTTCTCCCACTCGACCACCTCAGCCGATGTACAATCCTAGTTCGACTTTCGACATTTCCTTGGACGGGGATCCTTTCGAAGAAAATAGGATTTCTATTCCTCAGGACGAAAGAGGAGGTACTCTGAAGGCGGATTATTCTTACCAATCGGAAATCCAATCTGCTCCGGATGCGAAGAAACCCAAGGTTCGGGATCATAAGATTCCTCTAGAAGAGAATTTCGAAAAAATATTGGAGAAAAAAATCTCAGGTTACACTCCTCAAAAACAGGATAGCGTGAAAATTTCCTCCGAAACCGCTCTCAAGGATTTGGGAGAAGGAGCGAGTAAGATAGAGAAGGTAGTTTTCCTCTTGAAAAAAGGATATTCTCATGAGGAAATTTCCGAAGCGCTGGATCTTGCCACCGGGGAAGTGGATATTATCGAGAGGTTCCGGCTGGAGAGAAATAGGAGGGTCTGATGTCTCAGTTCAGCGTCTTGAATGTAGGCTTCGGTAATATCGTGATGGTTTCCAAAATCGTGGGAATTATCCATTCGGATTCGGCTTCCGCAAAAAGAATCCGAAACGAAGCGAAGAGCAATAATAGTCTGATAGACGCCACTCAGGGAAAAAAGACCCGATCCATCATCATCACCGACTCCAACCATCTAGTGCTTTCCAATTTAAGAGTCGAGGCACTTACTCGTCGTATAGAAAGTAGGGACAACTCCATCGCCGAAGACGAGGAAGAAAAGGACTGAAAGAGCCCAAACTGATCGTGCTATCCTCCGTGGCCGGAGGAGGAAAATCCACACTCATACATATGATCCGGGAAAAGCACCCGGAATTGGCTTTTTCCGTCTCTTGTACTACCAGACCTCCTCGTCCGGGAGACAAGGAGGGCGTAACGTATTTTTTTCTAACGAAAGAAAGATTCGAGGAAGGGATTCGAAACTCTGAATTTTTGGAATGGGCCCGGGTTCACGATAATTATTACGGAACTCCGGATCGATTCGTCAGAGATTGCCTGGCCTCAGGAAGATCCGTTATCATGGATCTGGACGTTCAGGGAGCCAAGCAGGTTAAAAATAGGCTCGGAGACGGAGTCATCACCGTATTTATCCTTCCTCCGAACGAAGAAGAATGGATCAAGCGCTTACGGGGCAGAGGGACTGATTCCGAAGAGAGTATCCTAAAGAGGATCCGAAACGGCAAAGAAGAATTGTCTAAAAAAGACGAATTCGATCATATTCTAGTCAACGACGACCTACAGAACGCTCTCCGCGACCTCGAAAAGATAGTATTCTAATCCAATTTAACCGATCTCAATCTGAGAGAATTCGCGATCACAGATACGGAACTCAGACTCATGGCCAGAGCGGCGATCATGGGAGAGAGTAGGATTCCGAAAGAGGGA
This window harbors:
- a CDS encoding extracellular matrix/biofilm biosynthesis regulator RemA family protein, producing MSQFSVLNVGFGNIVMVSKIVGIIHSDSASAKRIRNEAKSNNSLIDATQGKKTRSIIITDSNHLVLSNLRVEALTRRIESRDNSIAEDEEEKD
- the gmk gene encoding guanylate kinase, producing the protein MLSSVAGGGKSTLIHMIREKHPELAFSVSCTTRPPRPGDKEGVTYFFLTKERFEEGIRNSEFLEWARVHDNYYGTPDRFVRDCLASGRSVIMDLDVQGAKQVKNRLGDGVITVFILPPNEEEWIKRLRGRGTDSEESILKRIRNGKEELSKKDEFDHILVNDDLQNALRDLEKIVF